A region of the Candidatus Hydrogenedentota bacterium genome:
CCTCCTCAATGGGACGGCCGAAATCGTGACAGGTCTGGGCGACTCGAAACTGGATCCCGGCCGCGTCGTCGTGGGGATCCTGTTCAATCGCGGTCGCCCTTACCGAGCCGCGCACGTGAATACGGGCATTGCGAATTCCCGCTTCCGAGGTAAAGTTACGCGTGTAGTAGGTCCCCGAGCGGACGCCCTGCTCCGCGACGAAGTCCCGCCCGCAAAAGATGAGCCTCGGGGCTTCGGCGCCGCCTGTGGTGATGTCGCCTCGGGGGGCGATCAGCACGGAACCGGCGAGTACGCGGCCCGCCTGAATATTCCCACTTCTAGAGAAGATCCAGCCGCCCTGGACACTGCCGTCGATCACGATGTCCCCTTCCGCCACCACGAATCCGGAAAGTCCCCCCTGAATTTCGAGACCGCCCCCACGGATATCCAGAAGAAACTCTTCCGACAGTTCTCCGTTCAGGCGGAGACTTCCTTCGTGGAGCAGTACCCGGAGGCTGGCCACCAGGGGAATCCCCTCGATTACATGAATGGCTTCCCGCATACCCGCGTGGCTCAGGAACTCCCGCGCGTCCAGCGCAAGGGGGGGCGCGGTTTTCGCGGGATGCTCCACCGGGGCGGTCGGTGCGGGCGCCACAACTGCGGCGGTTGGTGCTTCGCCACCCGCGGGCTGCTTTGATTTCCAATCCTCGTAGGCGACGAGACAGTCCCCAATCAACTTGCTCAGCCGCACATGGTTCGGCGACGAGTCTGTGGCGACGAGGGCTTCAAGGCGGGATCGGGTGTCCCGGAGGAGGGCCAGGTCTTTCTGGATTATGGCCGCGTAGTCATGGGCCAGAAACAGATCGATCGCGGCGCGGAGGGCGAGGTTTGATCGCTGAAAGGGCGGGTCCTGATCGCTTCTCCGGGCACGGGCGGCCCGCTCCTGAAGCACGATCCGCACGTGGCGGCAGAGCAATTGATCCGCCTCGGACAAAGGACCCTCGGAACTCTTTTCACTCAGGAATGACGCGAGTTCTTGCGATTCGCCGTCGGTCAATGAGGTTACTTCAACACCTTCCCCGCCTCGAATCTTGTCGAGTGCTGATGACAATATGCTGCTGTCCAAACGCGATCTCCAAACGCTCCCACCAGGTCCGGCATCTACCGGCAAACCGGTGGTTCCCGCCTGCGCATTAGTGCCGGCGCGACTCCAAGCTTGCCCGCCCGTCTTCCCCGTGAGGGTGATTGTAGCCCATAGTCCCGCATTTGGCAATGACTTACGCACAGCGGGACGATTGCGCAGGCCCGTGGACCGTGGGGCTCACCCCGCGAAGAGCGGAGCCAGCACCAGGGCGATGACACACATGAATTTGATCAGGATATTGAGCGAAGGACCAACCGTGTCTTTGAGCGGATCGCCCACGGTGTCCGCCACGACGGCGGCGCGGTGGGCGTCCGAGTTCTTCCCGCCGTGTTGGCCCGCTTCGATGTATTTCTTCGCGTTGTCCATGGCGCCACCGCTGTTGGCCGTTTGGATGCCGAGCATGACGCCCGTGGCGAGGGCGCCGACCAGCAGGCCGGCCAGGGCTTCGGGGCCGAGGAACAGGCCGATGAACACAGGGACCGAGATACTGAGGGTACCGGGCAGCAGCATGCCCCGAATAGCGCCGCGGGTCGCAATGTCCACACACCGCTCACTATCGGGGCGGACGCTCTCCAGTCCCTCGCGCAATCCCGGAATTTCGGCAAACTGTCGGCGCACCTCGATAATCATCGTGTTGGCGCAGGTGCCCACGGCGTGGAAGAGCATGGAACTGAACCAGAAGGGAAGCATGGCCCCAATCAGCAGCCCGGCGAGGACCGCGGGATCGCTCAGGGTCAGGACCAACCCCGGGCCGCCCGACACGCGGAGTAACGCGGCATCCATGGACATGATGTAGGCGCTGAGGAGTCCGATGGCCGCGAAGGCCGCACTTCCGATGGCGAATCCCTTTCCGATGGCGGCGGTTGAGTTGCCTACGGCGTCGAGATTATCGGTGATTGCCCGCACGGACGGATCCAGGCCCGCCATTTCGGCGATACCGCCCGCGTTGTCGGCGATGGGGCCATAGGCGTCTACGGCGACGACCATGCCCGTGGTCGCGAGCATGCCGAGGGCCGCCACCGCGACGCCGTAGATCCCGCAGCACGCATAGGCCGCCATGATGGAACAGGCAAGTATCACCACGGGAATAGCCGTGCTCTGCATGCCGATGGCCAGGCCCTCGACCACCGCGGTGGCCGGTCCGGTTTCGCAGCGCAGTGCCATGCGACGCACGGGCCGGAAGCTCGCGGAGGTGTAGAAGTCGCTTACGAAGCCCACCACCCCGCCGGAGACTATACCCAGCACGCAGGCGCCCAGCGGCCCCCACCAGGCAAAGGAAGTACCGCCATAGGTGAAGGGGACCCCCGCCGTAACCGTGTAGCCCGCTACCCCGGCCACCGTCAGGAGCGCGCTGATGCCGGTGCCGGTCAGCAGAGCCTGCTCCGGGTGGGCGCTCGCGCCGATACGGAGATACAACACCCCGACTACCGAAGCGAGAATTCCCAGCGACGCCACCACGAAAGGAAAGGCCAGCAGATAGATGGGCCCGCCCCCCGCCACGATGATCGCGCCGATGGCCAGACAGGCGATAATGGATTCGACGTAGGATTCGAGCAAGTCGGCGCCCAGGCCCGCCACATCGCCCACATTGTCGCCCACGTTGTCGGCGATGACGGCCGGATTCCGGGGATCGTCTTCGGGAATTCCCCGCTCCAGCTTGCCAACGAGGTCGGCGGCCATATCGGCGCCCTTGGTAAAGATTCCACCACCCGAGCGACCGAAAAGCGCCACCAGGGAGGCGCCCATGGCGTAGCCGTTTACGATGGCGGTATCCCCTTCAAAGAGACGGTAGACCAGCACTAGACCGAGCAGGGCAATACCCACCACACCCAGGCCCATGACGGCCCCCCCACTGGCCGCGACGGCGAGTGCTCCGGCAACGCCTCGGGCGCGGGCCGCCTCGGTGGTCCTGGCGTTGGCGCGCGTGGCGATGAACATGCCCAGAAAGCCGGCGCACCCACTGGCCACGGCCCCGGCGGCAAAAGCGACGGAGGTCTTCCAATTCAGGCCCATGTCGGGGTTATACAGACCGACGACGGCGAGGAAGCCCATGACGAGCAGCGACAAGGCAAGAACCCAGGCGTATTCCCGCCGGAGAAAGGCCAGGGCGCCAACCTGCACCTGCCGGGATATGCGCGCCATCAGCTCAGTACCCGGACTCTGGGCTAGAACATAACGTGCGAGGTAGAAGACAACAAGGAGGGAAGCCACCGCGGCGGCGGCGGCGAGTTTCAAGAAGGGCAGGTCCCGCATGGTACGGCCTCCTCTCGCCTGGCTTGGGTCCGAACAAGCCCGAGGCACATTAAGTGTCCCACAAACGGGGAAAAAGCGCCACTATGGGGCGCATTTTTGGGGGAGAACTCGGGAAAGCGCCTTCAGGCGGGGAGTTCGTGCCCTTCCTGGAGCAGGGCTTCCCGCGCGGCCTGCTGCTCGGCCTCTTTGATGGTATTGCCGACGCCCCGGCCCCGAGGCTCGCCCCGGAGCTCCACTTCCACCTCAAATTCCTTCTGGTGATCGGGGCCTTCCGAACGCACGAGATTGAAGCGCGGCAGGGGCATGCGCTGCGCCTGACAGTAGTTTTGAAGGCGGGACTTGTAATCGCCGTAGAGGTTGCTGCGGCGGGCGAGTTCGACCTCGCTGGCGAAAACGCGGACCACGAAATCACGGGCGGCGTCGTAGCCGTGATCGAGGTAGATGGCGCCGATCAGGGCCTCCATGCAATCGGCAAGCAGGGCGATCCGTTCCCGGCCTCCGGAGAGTTCTTCGCCTTTGCCGAGGCGGACATGGGGGGCGATTTCGAGCGCGCCACCCACGCGGGCCACGGTTTTCCGGTTCACGAGCCCGGCGCGCATACGGCTGTAATCACCGGGGCGGAGATCGGGCAAGCGCTCAAAAAGACTATGGGCGATCGCCAGGCCAAGCACGGCGTCGCCCAGGAATTCCAAGGATTCATAGTCATAGCCCGCCTGCTCGCCTTCCGACTGGCTGGAGGAGTGGGTCAGGGCACGGTCATAGAGGGTCGCGTCGCGGATCTCAAAGCCCAGCCGTTTGGCCAGACCCATCAATTCCTCGACACGCTCCGCTCTATCACTCATACTTCGTCAAGATGATGGAGGCGTTGTGCCCGCCGAATCCCAGGGAGTTGGACATGACCGCGGACACCTTCTTCTCCATGGCGGTATTCGCCACGAGATTAAGCTGGCACTCGGGATCGGGCGTATCGTAGTTGATGTTGGGGGGCAGGATGCCATCGCGCATGGCGAGGATGCAGATCACCGCCTCCACGCCGCCCGCGGCACCGAGCAGGTGACCGATCATGGACTTGGTGGAGCTCGTGGGGGGCGTTTCTTCGCCGAAAACCACGTGGAGGGCCTTGCACTCGCCGGCATCGTTCAACTTGGTGCTGGTGCCGTGGGCGTTAAAATAGCCGATGTCTTCGGGATTCAATTTGGCTTCCCGGAGCGCCTCCCGCATGGCCGCGGCCACGCCGGAACCGTCGGGACGGGGCGCGGTAATGTGGTAGGCGTCGCAGGTGTCGCCCATGCCGGCGACGACGCCGAGGATTTCGGCGCCGCGGGCTTTGGCGTGCTCTTCGGATTCCAGCACCATAATGCCGGCGCCTTCGCCCATGACAAAGCCATTGCGATCCAGATCAAAGGGGCGGCTGGCCCGTTCGGGTTCGTCGTTGCGCGTGGAAAGGGCCTTCATGGCGCAGAAACCGGCGATCCCGAAGGGGATGACAGTCGCTTCCGCACCGCCGGCCACCATGACGTCGGCCTTGCCGGACTGAATCAGGCTGGCGGCGTCGCCGAGGGAGTGGGTGCCGCTGGCGCAGGCGGTCACGACGCACTTGTTCGGGCCGAGCAGTCCGAGGTGGATGGCGACGGCGCCGGCGGCCATGTTGGCGAGGCCCTTGGGGACCATGAGGGGAGACACGCGCCGCGCGCCGCCTTCGGCCATGCGGACGGAGTCAATATTGATCTCGTTGAGGCCGCCGATACCGGAGCCAACGCTGGTGCCGCAGCGGTAGGGATCTTCCTTGTTGATATCGAGGCCCGCCTGTTTCCAGGCCTGCTCGGCGGCGAAGATGGCAAACTGGGCGTAGCGGCTCATGCGCCGCATTTCCTTGTTGTCCAACCCGTCGATTTCCACGTCTTCCGCGATGCCGGCAATCTTGGCCGTCAGGTCGGACGTGTCAAACTGGTCGATTGCCCGGATACCGGATTTTCCGGCGCAGATGTTCTTCCAGAATGTATCAATATCATTCCCTACCGGCGAAACAACACCGAGTCCGGTTACAACGACCTTCGTGCTCATGGATACCCTTAATGTTTAAGACCCAGTCCGGGGGCATGTAAGAAACCCCGCGGACTGGGTGCTCGCGTTTAACAATCTATATTCAAAGCACCCGATGGGGTGGGGTTCACCCCGGGCTTAAAGCTTAGACTGTATATACTTAATCGCGTCCCCGACGGTTTCAATCTGGTTTGCATCATCATCGATATCGATGTTGAATTCTTCTTCCAGGGCCATCAAGAGCTCGGTAAGGTCGAGGGAATCGGCCCCAAGATCTTCCATAAACCCAGCACTTTCAACCACTTCGTCGGCACTTTTGTCAAGACGCTCGGCAATAATATCTTTAATTGTTGCTGCTACATCTGCTTCGCTTGCCATAGACTACACCTCCTTTCAAATACGGTTTCGCCACAGGATCCATTTTGAACTGTAAGTATATCCTTTACATATCCTTAAGTTC
Encoded here:
- a CDS encoding sodium-translocating pyrophosphatase, yielding MRDLPFLKLAAAAAVASLLVVFYLARYVLAQSPGTELMARISRQVQVGALAFLRREYAWVLALSLLVMGFLAVVGLYNPDMGLNWKTSVAFAAGAVASGCAGFLGMFIATRANARTTEAARARGVAGALAVAASGGAVMGLGVVGIALLGLVLVYRLFEGDTAIVNGYAMGASLVALFGRSGGGIFTKGADMAADLVGKLERGIPEDDPRNPAVIADNVGDNVGDVAGLGADLLESYVESIIACLAIGAIIVAGGGPIYLLAFPFVVASLGILASVVGVLYLRIGASAHPEQALLTGTGISALLTVAGVAGYTVTAGVPFTYGGTSFAWWGPLGACVLGIVSGGVVGFVSDFYTSASFRPVRRMALRCETGPATAVVEGLAIGMQSTAIPVVILACSIMAAYACCGIYGVAVAALGMLATTGMVVAVDAYGPIADNAGGIAEMAGLDPSVRAITDNLDAVGNSTAAIGKGFAIGSAAFAAIGLLSAYIMSMDAALLRVSGGPGLVLTLSDPAVLAGLLIGAMLPFWFSSMLFHAVGTCANTMIIEVRRQFAEIPGLREGLESVRPDSERCVDIATRGAIRGMLLPGTLSISVPVFIGLFLGPEALAGLLVGALATGVMLGIQTANSGGAMDNAKKYIEAGQHGGKNSDAHRAAVVADTVGDPLKDTVGPSLNILIKFMCVIALVLAPLFAG
- a CDS encoding acyl carrier protein, producing MASEADVAATIKDIIAERLDKSADEVVESAGFMEDLGADSLDLTELLMALEEEFNIDIDDDANQIETVGDAIKYIQSKL
- the fabF gene encoding beta-ketoacyl-ACP synthase II, with the protein product MSTKVVVTGLGVVSPVGNDIDTFWKNICAGKSGIRAIDQFDTSDLTAKIAGIAEDVEIDGLDNKEMRRMSRYAQFAIFAAEQAWKQAGLDINKEDPYRCGTSVGSGIGGLNEINIDSVRMAEGGARRVSPLMVPKGLANMAAGAVAIHLGLLGPNKCVVTACASGTHSLGDAASLIQSGKADVMVAGGAEATVIPFGIAGFCAMKALSTRNDEPERASRPFDLDRNGFVMGEGAGIMVLESEEHAKARGAEILGVVAGMGDTCDAYHITAPRPDGSGVAAAMREALREAKLNPEDIGYFNAHGTSTKLNDAGECKALHVVFGEETPPTSSTKSMIGHLLGAAGGVEAVICILAMRDGILPPNINYDTPDPECQLNLVANTAMEKKVSAVMSNSLGFGGHNASIILTKYE
- the rnc gene encoding ribonuclease III codes for the protein MGLAKRLGFEIRDATLYDRALTHSSSQSEGEQAGYDYESLEFLGDAVLGLAIAHSLFERLPDLRPGDYSRMRAGLVNRKTVARVGGALEIAPHVRLGKGEELSGGRERIALLADCMEALIGAIYLDHGYDAARDFVVRVFASEVELARRSNLYGDYKSRLQNYCQAQRMPLPRFNLVRSEGPDHQKEFEVEVELRGEPRGRGVGNTIKEAEQQAAREALLQEGHELPA